A stretch of Ischnura elegans chromosome 4, ioIscEleg1.1, whole genome shotgun sequence DNA encodes these proteins:
- the LOC124158097 gene encoding myb/SANT-like DNA-binding domain-containing protein 4 — protein MESVGKKRMTKVSEKQQELMLELYTRHKTILTGKLGPNVTSKSKQKCWETIAQQLNAAGQGPAKDVEKWKKTWADWRSSVKAKVLRLQKYHKETGGGGMSKENLSPLEERLLETVGKVCTYGDPGCKESLVEEEISVDNEEVLSAIGQVLMDFGCSSSFEDNTNAVREPSSPLEEIVPPPSPFLSRQISPHSSPINRNFVKEKRKLKGKNISPYERTKERLSQIEEEKLKFKKEIEGKMLNVLNQILKSLNDLQQTESRKAAAAEKQADAFEKISECLQNYLIKK, from the exons atggagagTGTAGGTAAGAAAAGAATGACCAAAGTCTCCGAGAAGCAGCAGGAGCTAATGCTTGAACTTTATACGAGGCATAAAACTATTTTAACCGGAAAGCTTGGCCCTAATGTAACAAGCAAATCTAAACAGAAATGCTGGGAAACTATCGCACAGCAATTAAATGCAGCAGGCCAGGGTCCAGCGAAGGACGTGGAGAAGTGGAAGAAG ACATGGGCAGACTGGAGAAGCTCAGTTAAAGCAAAAGTGTTGCGTCTCCAGAAATATCATAAAGAGACAGGTGGGGGAGGCATgtcaaaggaaaatttaagcCCATTGGAGGAAAGACTTTTAGAAACTGTTGGAAAAGTTTGTACCTACGGAGATCCAGGTTGTAAGGAATCGCTTGTGGAG gaGGAGATTTCAGTTGATAATGAGGAGGTCCTGTCAGCCAtag GGCAAGTGCTCATGGACTTTGGATGTAGTAGTAGCTTTGAAGATAATACCAATGCAG TAAGAGAACCCTCCTCGCCCTTGGAAGAGATAGTGCCTCCACCCTCTCCATTTTTGTCAAGGCAGATATCTCCTCATTCTTCCCCAATTAATAGGAAttttgtgaaagagaagagaaaactcAAAG GCAAGAACATTTCTCCTTATGAAAGAACGAAGGAAAGGCTTTCTCAGATAGaggaagagaaattgaaatttaaaaaagagattgaaggaaaaatgttaaacgttcttaatcaaattttaaaatctttaaatgacCTCCAACAAACTGAAAGTAGAAAAGCAGCTGCAGCTGAGAAGCAAGCTGATGCTTTTGAAAAGATTTCAGAATGcctacaaaattatttaataaaaaagtaa